The genome window ATTCAAGGAAGTCAAATATCATGTCAAATCTGTAATGCAATGCTGACAAGAAGAAAATCAATTCAATGATTCCTATTACAACCAATGGGAATATGTAAACAATCTCATTAGCCAATTTAGGTTTTCTCAAAGCCCCCTCCTCAATCTTCTCTTCAGAATATCCTGAAAGCAATTGATAAAGGAATGAACTCAATACAGATCCAATGATTGTACCGGAAACTCCTAAAACTGAAGTAAATAATGCTACAGTTCCAGAAATGAATGCCGCCATCATAACGTTAAAATGCTTAACCAAAAGTATCACCCATATTTTTAATTTCTAAGTTTCATAATTTAATAAAAATCATAATAACTGCAAATAAAATTTACATTTCATCATATTTAAAATTGATTGATAATGAATTCAAACTATCAGGACTTAATAAATTCACAACAATAAATTCCAACGATGAATTCACAGCAAATGAAAATAAGAAAAAATAATCTTGTGATTATAAAAAACTTACAATTAGTATTTAAGGTATGATACCTTAGAGTATGATACCTTAAATAGACTAATTTAAAAAAAAAACAACTTTCGTTGAAAAAAAAAATAAAAAAACTAATTAATCCTTTTTGAATTAATTAGAAAAAAGAGCCTTAGGGGGGATTCGAACCCCCGACTTCTACCTTACCAAGGTAGCGCTCTACCGGCTGAGCCACTAAGGCAGTAAAAATCGGAAAAATCTATAAAAAAGTGCAAGGGAAGGGATTCGAACCCTCGTAGGTCTACACCAAAGGATCTTAAGTCCTTCCCCTTTGGCCGCTCGGGAACCCTTGCATAATAATACAACAATATTATTTTAAACTTTATTCTATATAAATGTTATGGATATAAAAAATTTTTATTGAAAAATCCCAGATAAAAGCTTAAATTAAGGGACTTAGGCAGAAAATCATTAAGAAATAATCAAAAATTTACAAAGTTATATAAAGAAAAATGATTATATTTTAAAATAGTATTAAATAAAACTTTATTAAAGTAATTATTATTTAAAGTAATTATTTATTAAAGCAATTATTTATTAAAGTAATTTTTATTAAAGTAATTATTTTATTAAAAAATTATATTAAATTTAAATTATTATAAGAATCAAAATTAGATTTTAATAATTTACAAAATTCACAAAAAATATTTTATGAGGCGATATATTGATAGTTATTGATTTAGATGAATGTGGAGTTTGTGAAAAATGCATATCCGTTTGTCCAAAAGACTTGATTGAGAAAAGAGGATACACAATGATCATTAAGGACGGCTGTGATGACTGTGGAATATGCATGGACATGTGTCCTTTAGGTGCTATTTACGAAGAATAGCTAAAAAATCAATACATTAATAATGAAAGCATGGATAGAATGAATACTTAAAATTTTTTAAGGTAATTAATATGAAAAAACCAGGTTTTTTAAATAAGATTACAATTATTGACATCTTAATAATTATCTGCATAATCGGTGCAGCGGGATTTGCCATTTACCATATGGCGGATGATGACTCCTTAAATGCCTCCGCCACTTCTTTTGACTATTCCACCAATTCAAAAATACTTGAAACCTATTTGGATTACTATAAAAACGGCAATGTTGTTACAAGCACAATTGTTGGAACCGATGCAAGAACCAGAGAAAAGGTTGAACTAAATGGAAAAGTCCTATGGTTAGGGGAAAGTGAAAATCAAAAAATAAACGTTCTCCTTGATAATAATGGCAAACCATTGCTTGCTGGATTCTACAAGGATGTGCCAAATGCAGACTTGTTCATTGATTCAATTAGCTTAGAGTCAAACGGAGATACCTACAAGAATGTCAAGGACATTTCTGTCGCTCCAAAAGAAATCGGCAATATCAATGATTTAATCAGTGAAATGCCTAATGGAAGCCATTGTGAAATCAGTACAAGCATTGCTATAGACAATCTTGATGGCGTAAAATATCAAAAATTGCTAAATGCATTATATGATAATAAAAAGCCTTGCATTGTCATGAATGCTGAAACCAATGTTCTTGAAATCAATAGAGCAAATAAAACTGATTTGAAGACCGCTAGTGAAATATTAGGCGATTTCGATGGTCAGACTAGCCAAATTAAAATCAGAACTTATAATTAAAATTAAGTAATACAAAAATAGAACAATAAGGATAATAAAGTGAAAATATGAGTTTAATATATTCTATAACTAGCAAGATAACTAGAACTATAGAAGATATGATTAGCAAATCCTTCTTATTTACACTTATTTTCAAAATCTTAGGATTTATTGAAAATGAATGGGTCAATAGCTATTTCAAGAGCTTGTATCCTAGTGAAAACTTTTTATCCATTTTCAAAAAAAGCAAAATTCTTAAGGAGGAAATATTTTCACCACTTGTTGTTTTAGTTACATTTACACTTTTTTTACTTCTTGCAACAGAACCTGTTTCAAGGGATTTGCAATTCACCATATTGATTGCATTCATCTCATTTTTCATTGGGGCAATCATATTAACAAGATTTGTTTTAAACAATAGTGAAAGTAATAAAATACCCGTGTTTGATACAAAAGACGTATATTCAATAGGATTTTGCCTTACATTAATTGGAATCATATTCCTTTTCATAAGCATTGCATCTGTTGGAGGATTGCCAATATTGAAATCCTCTTTAAGATACTCACTAAAACCTATATTCACAATGCCAGTGTTCCTAGTGGTACCTGGAATAGGGCTTATTGCATCACACAGATTGAACCAATACAAAAGCGGTGAAATCTCAAGAAGCCAAGTGAGATTCAGGTTCCTTATTCTAACATTAATTGGAATTATAACTGTTCTCACACTTGAATACAGAACACCGATCATTGCTATCCTTCTCATGATGATCATCATTGCTTACTATGGTGAGATCTTATCAGTTTGGGAAGTGATTTTAGGTGCATTGATAGGAGTTTTTACAATTATGGGAATTGGTTATATGAGATCATTGAATGAGCTTGCAATAAGTACAAACACCAGCATATTCTCCACCTTGGAACATAGGGCTAACTTCACTATGCATGTATTGAACCTATTGAATCAGATTTCAGGCAACTTTGGCATATTGCATGGGAAAATGATAGCAAGTTCAATGCCTGGAAGTGATCTTGGACCTAGGATGTTAGTCGGCAAGCTAATAGCTTGGAGAACTGAAGTAACTGTAACCCCTACATTATTAGGTCAGATGATAGTTGATTTCGGTAAAATTGGAGTTGCAGTCGAGATGTGCCTTCTTGGATTCATCTTAGGAACAGGATATAAGATAATTAAAATCACTAAAGACTCATTTTATATTGCAATATACAGTTTAATATTGACTTATTCCATCTTGGGAGTTGAAACTGGAATATTGGATATACAAATACTGTTCTACTTCCTTATAATATCCTTTATCTATTTAGCAGCCATCTTAAAAGATAAAGGCATTAAAATCTATTAAAAAAACACTATTTTTAACGGATGAATTTAATTATTAAACTGTCAAATCTATTAAAAAAATACTATTTTTTAAAATAAGATAAATTTAAAAAAAAATAAAAAAAAGAAAAAATCATTCATAGCAAAGCTATGAACTAATCTTGGAGGTTGAGTTAAATAATTTCTTAATAATTATTTACACTTCTGGAGATTAATAATCTTGTAGTTGGACCCTGAATCTTACATTCTTGAGAGCGATTATATGCAAAAGAAAATGATGTGTGTTTTATGTAAAACTCATTAGACTAAAATTAATAATAAATTCTAAATTCAAGAGATTTGGATTGTTATGATTAAACTAATACTATGTACAATTACTTGAATTTGAGAATTATCATTAACCAAGATTATTACAGATTTTTATTCAATAACACAATAGTTTAGGTATACCTAAACTTATTGTTAATTATAGATTTGTCTCCATAGTATATAAACCTTTCTAAATTTTTAGGTTTACCTAAAAAATTATTGAATAATATTGATCATACAAAAAATAAAATTTTAAAATTTTGAAAACAACTAAAAGAAACAGCTGAAAAACTAAAAATATTAAAAAAAATAAAATAAGAGGCAGTACATAGCATACCTGAGATCAAGAATACCATGTACTTGTTTGGAGATTGCTAAATAACAATTAAGTTATTTCAAAATGGTTCTTAAAATCATAAAAAGTTCTTATTAATTCCCAGAATTTCATTTGGATAGAGAGCGATTTTAACAGAAGAAAATGATGTGTTGAAATTCTTTTTAAGCCAATAATAATCTAAAGAAAGGGAGGAAGATAATTATATGTAATTTAGAAAACTTTAGATTATTATTGGTCGAACTAATAAACAACAAAATTTAAGATTTTTCAAGAAACAATAAAATTTAGGTGTGCCTAAACTTATTGTTAATTATAAGTTGTTCTTTATAATATATAAATGTTTCTAAATTTTTAGGCATACCTAAATATTTACGATAATAAAAAATCTGATGAAAAAATTGAAAAAAAGAAAAATGAATTAAAAGTTATAATGATAAGGAAACACCTAAATAAGCCAAATTATTGGAATAAAACACTACAAGCAATTGCAAAACAATTATAATGCCAATGATTATAGCCAAATAAATATATTCAGATCTTCCAAGGATTGTCTTTGCATGATATAAATTGGAATTGTCTGAAAAGCATCTGCTCGCCATACTTAAATAAATGGCCTCTCCCTTTTCATAGGCCTTCAGAAACATCATTGCTATGCTATATCCAACTTGCTTAACTCTCCATTTATAAGAGATATTATCATTGAATGGATCAAAGTTTCTTGAGGTCATTGATTGCCTAATGTCCCTTAATTCATCTACAAAGATAAACAGGAACCTTACCATAATAGTTAGAATCATTGCAAGATCCCTTGGCATTCCAAGCTTTCTGAATGATTGCACCACTTCCTGCATAGGAGAGGTAGATGAAAGGATAACAATAGCTGTTAAACAAACAATCAATCTTGCAAATAAAAGAACTGTCCAATTTAAACCGGTATCAGTGATAAACAACCATGAATAAGGACCCTGCCAAATGATATTACCAGGGTGTATAAATGGTTGGAATGCTATCACAAATCCCCCAAATGGCAAAAGAAGTAGAACTCTCTTAAAGCTTTCCTTAAATGACAATTCAGCCAAATACATTACAATGAGTAAAAAGCATTCCAATACTATTGGAACTATTAGCCTATCTGAAAAAACAGTGAAAAGAATAATGAGCAAAATGGCTACAAGCTTAACCCTTCCTTCCAAATTATGGATAATTGTATCCCTAGAAGCTATAAACTCTAATGATCTAACTTGTTCTATTGCCATTTTACCTACCATCAAATTGCATTGAAATAATTAATCCTATCCTAATTTTGAAAATTAAAATTAAATTTAAAACTAAAATAAAAATTAAATAATAAAATTTATAATATAACTTTCGGCTTTTAATTATAAATATTTATTCATTTAAATTGATAATTATTACTAATTTGTCAAAATAAGGCTAAAAAGTATTACTTTAGACAAATAAATGAAAAGTATTACTAATTAAGTAAAAAACAGTTAAAAAGTATTACTAATTAATAAATTAAGGAAAGTTTTATGTAAAATTAAAAAAGAAGAAATGAATAGGAAAAGAGAAAATAGGGATATGAATTTTATTATCCATATCCAAGACCCCCTTTTCTAAAATTTAAATACAAAGATATTTTAAATTATTAAACTAATCTATATGACTAGTCAGATTTTTTTAATGCATAACCTATACCTAAACCAAGAACAAGTGTAATCAGTCCACCGAATATTAAAACACCGATTTCGCCTAATTTGTCTAAAGGCTCATAGGTATAGTCCGGGAATGGTGACTCCATAACTGGAGCTTCAACATCTTCACCAACTGCTGCATCTTCAGCAGATTTTTCTAATCCGTCCGGATCGCCAGATGCAATGTAAGGAGACAATACTCCTAAAGCAATACAAAATATGATCCCTACAACAATTAAATATTTATCACTTTGACTTAATTCCATATTACCACCCTATTCTCTGTTCCATGCCAACAAGTCTGGTCTGAATTTTTCAAGAGCATAAAGAACGATTACAGTTAATACTCCTTCAATTATACCAATAAATGCATGGTAAAGTGCCATGGAAGCAATTCCAACAGTCAATGGGAAAGTTCCTGCAATAGCCATTTCAATTGCAGCCACTACTGCTGCAACTAAAGTTGCAAGCCATGCTGCTACAAATGCAGAAGGATATTTACCAATTAATCCTCTTAATGCTTTAAAGCTGTAAAGACCGACACATCCTCCAACAATTGCCATGTTGAATACGTTTGCACCTAAAGCAGTGATTCCTCCGTCACCGAAGAATAAAGCTTGAATAAGTAATACTGCAGTGAATACTAAAATAGCAGCTTCAGGAGCCATAAATACAATAGCTACTAATGCTCCACCAACCATGTGACCACTTGTACCAAATGGAATTGGCATGTTCATGGACATGATTGCAAAAATACCTGCAGCCAATACTGCAAGCAATGGTATACGTTTTTCATCAAGATTTGCTCTTGCCCATTTTCCAGCAAAGTACAATGCAATAATTAAGATTACATAGTAGATTGCACATTGGCCAAGAGGTATAAAACCATCAGGTATATGCATATTATTTTTCCTCCATTTTTTTAAGTTTAATCTATATCACACCATATCACTCTTTATAATCTTAAAAAAACAATTGGAGTAATACTCATTATTACCCTATGAATTTTGAGCGAATTGATTTTTTTAATAAGTATTTAAAAAGTAATACATTTTATAAAATTATTATCTTATCAGTAATACAAAAGTAATACTTTTTATAAATTTTTTAAATTTGAAAGTAATACTAAAAACAATTTTTTAGAGTTTATTTTACTAATAAAGACAATGATGTAGTTAATTTTAAATAAAAATTGATTAAACAATATAATATTTGAAATAAAACTATATAAATGTTTGTTTAGTATTACTAAACCATTAAAATCCGTTTAAATAGTAATACTTATTTTGAAGAAATTTTAAAAAAAATTATGAAAAATATCATAAAAACAGCTAATGAAAATATTGGAAAACAATAATGAGAATTTTTGAAAAAATAGTAAAATTGAACAAAAAATATTATATTTTTGCTCTTGATTTAAATGATTTTAATTTTCTTTGAAGCTTGGAAATATAATCAAATTCTTTTTCATAAGAGAGGGAATTTCCATATCCACATCTTGGACAAAAAGCTTTATTGCAACCTTTGCATTGTCCACAGCTTCCGCAAGACCCTCCTTTTTGGGGATCAAATTCAAAACCACACATTCTACATTGCATGATACCACCTCATTTTCAATAATACAATACTACAAATTTACATTATCTAATAAAACACTTTTTAAAACGATTATGACAATACCCTAGGCCAATACATTATCACAAATACACCTATTAAAGCTATACATGCACCAATTATATCGAATTGATCCGGAACAACATTATCAATTTTCCAACCCCACAAAAGAGACAATGCTATGAATACACCACCATAAGCAGCATAAGTCTTTCCAAAGCTGGCTGGTTGAAATGTTGGAACAATACCATAAAGAATCAAAATAATTGCTCCTAAAATAGCGAATTCTATTCCTTTACCTTCCCTTAACCATAACCAAATCAAATATCCTCCACCGATTTCAAAAAATCCGGCAATTATGAAGAAAATAATTGATTTCAATGTATTTATCATATACCACCTAAATTTTATAAACTTTAATTTTTAAAAACATTTCCTTTATTTCATTTAACATCTACTTTATCTCTTCAAATTAATGAAATACAATGATATTAAATCAAATAAAGAAAAAAATAAAATTAGAATTGGGTTAACCCAATCCTAATCCCAGTCCTACCATATATACTATGAAAGCAACCACATATGCAGTCACTAAGGTAACAGCAGACATGATCAATGGATATTTCCATCCGCCAGTTTCCTGTTTGATTGCCCCGAGAGCTGCGAAACAAGGAATATAGAGCAATACAAATACCATAAATACATAAGCTGTAAGCGGAGTGAATATTCCATGCATTGCTGCCGCGATTCCGGCTCCCTCCTCGGCAACTCCAAATAACGAACTGAAGGTACCTACTACAACCTCCTTAGCAACAAGACCGAATGCCAATGCTACAGCAGGTTGCCATTCTCCAAATCCTAAAGGAGCAAATACTGGTGCGATTACAGTACCGATAGTACCGATAGCACTTTCTTGAGATCCGTATTCAACTCCTGCAGGGAAGTAACTTAACATCCAGATTACAATACTTGCAACAAGAATAATGGTACCTGCCTTTTTAATGAATCCCCAAGATTTTTCAAGGGTGTGCATTAAGATACCTCTGATAGTAGGCAATTTATAGTCAGGCAATTCCATTACAAATGGAGCGGACATTTCCTTAAATGTAGTTTTCCTTAATATGAATGCAACAATGACTGCAACAATTATACCAAGCAAGTATAATGATAATATTACAAGGCTTTCATGAGCTGCGAAGAATGCTCCAACCAATAAGAGATATACTGGCATTCTAGCGGAACAGGACATGAATGGTACGATTAACATAGTGATTAATCTGTCCTTTTCGTTTTCCATGGTTCTGGTTGCCATAATACCTGGCACTCCACAACCGAATCCTAAAAGCATAGGGATAAATGCCTTACCATGCAATCCAACAAACTTATGCATTAACTTGTCCATAACAAATACTGCTCTTGCTAAGTAACCGCAATCTTCAAGGAAACTGATAATCAAGAACAATAGGATAATTTGAGGCAAGAATACAAGTACCCCACCTACTCCTCCAATGAGCCCATCAACGAGGAAGGATGAAAGCATTGTTTCACCAAGGGAAGCGATAACGAAGTCACCAAGCATTCCAAAGAACTCATCAATCAAGTCTTGGAAAGGTGCACCGAATGTAAATACAATCTCAAACATTGCATACATTATAACTATGAAAATCGGGAATCCTAATATTCTGTTAGTAATGATTTTATCGATTTTTTCACTGATGGTTACTTTCAAATGATCAGGTTTTGTAAGGGATTCCTTTAAGAGCCCATCAATGAATGCATATCTTGCATTTGCAATAACCTCTTCACTGTCTTCACCAAAAATGCCTTGCAAGTGTTCCTTGACTTTTTTGGTTTCAGCTTGAATGTTATTCCTTTTTGAAGAACCTTGAATTTTCTCTTCTACAATCTCATCGTTTTCAAGCAATTTGATTGCAATCCAAGATGAAGGAACGTCCAATAAATTCTTGTCTTCTTCTATAACAGCCTGAAGCTCAGCAATATGTTCTTTAAGTTCATTGTTATAAACCAACCTTTCAGTAGTGTTCACTGGGTTTTGAGCTGCTTGTTCAACGGTTTTAAGTAATTCTTCCTTACCGGTATCACTATTTGCTTCAATCTCAACTACTGGAACTCCTAATAATTCAGAAAGTTTTTTCGCATCAATGGTATAACCCTTGTCTTGAGCATACTTATTCATGTTCAATGCGACAACCAAGTTAGCTCCAAGTTCCATCATTTGAACAGTGAGATACAAGTTTCTCTCAATGTTTGCTGCATCTATGATGTTTACAATCACATCAGCGTCTTCATCCACGATGAAGTCTCTTGATACGATCTCTTCCATAGAATGAGCACTTAAAGCATAGTTACCAGGTAAATCTATTACTTCAACTTCATTGCCATTATGCTTATAATGACCTTTTGCTTGTGCTACGGTTTTACCAGGCCAATTACCTACATGTTGGTTTAAACCAGTTAAAGTATTGAATAAAGTGGTTTTTCCTACATTAGGATTACCTGCTAAACCTATTTTAAGATTTGCCATATTTATACCTTTAAAAATATATTTTGATTATAATTAAAAAAAATCAACGTTAAAATATTAAATTAAAAAACCAAGTAAAACTCCATTAAAAATAAACAAAAAATGTTAATTTTTAGAGACTTATACTTCGATTTCAATGTTTTTAGCTTCCTCTTTTCTAAGACATACAGAGTATCCTTTAACTTTTACTTGAATAGGATCTCCGAGAGGTGCAACTTTTTCCACTTCTACATCTGCACCCTTAACAAAGCCCATACCAAGCAAATGTCTTTTTAATTCCAAGTCACCACCGGAACCATAAGAAGCTAAAACCCCGGTTTCTCCAGATTTGAGTTCGTTTAATTTTTTTATCATTTATACAACCTCTTAAGAAATTTTATAAAATAAATATCATGTCTGATAAATTACCGATAACCATTTAGAGATTTTTTTAATATCTTTCTCTAAAAAATAACTATCAATAAAATGTAGGAATTTAGGTATACCTAAATCCATGTTAGACGAAATCTCATTATTTTGAGGTATTTTGTAGTTTAATTAAAATTTTTAAATTTTGTTTTAAAAATGAGGATATTTTTAAAATAAAATGTATTGCTTTTTAAAAATATTTTTGGATTGTTAATTAAAATGAAAATAAAAAGATTACCCTACATAGATTAATTAGGTATACCTAAAACATAATGTTATTTTTGTTTTCATAATATATAAAGTTTAGGTTTACCTAATTAAATACATGAAATATTTGTGAAAAATGAAAAAAATTTAAAACAAGGAAATGACACCAATAAACAAAAAGCCTAGAAAAAAGAAAGAATATTAGAAAAAAAATATTAATCATATATGTTTAATATATTAATTATATAAATATAACTATTTAGGTTAACCTAAACATTTAAATAAAAATAAATTAAGACATAATAGTAGAATCCGAATAGTGAAATTTGCTATTTAGATTAAAAATTGAATTTACAATAAAAATTAAAAATGGTGATAAAATGTATAGAGATTTAAGAGACAAAGCTTTTGAACATAAGCACGCATTGATTTTTGTAGGAGGAATAGCTGCTGCAGTGGTAGGTAAAAAAATCTTGGAATCCCAAACCAGTAAAGACTATGCTGCAAAAGGTATGGCTAAAGTCTTAACTTGCAAAAGCGAACTTGAAGAATCCATTCAAGACATTAAGGACAATGCAGAAGATATCCACACTGATGCAAAAGCTGCAAAAAAAGAAGCAGTATGCGTTGATGTAACTGCTGAAGAAGAATAAATAAATTATAAAAATATTGGATAGGCAAATCTAATAAATTAGTAAATTAATAAATCAATAAATTTTATAAATTTATAAATTTATTCAATTCAGAGCCATGATTTACGATATAGTATACGATAAGGGCACTCGATTAAGAGTGCGTGCAGGTAAAGAAGCATTTACCAAAGAAGAAACTTATGGCTTAAGTGAAACCTTGCTTGAATATGACTTCATTGATGAAG of Methanobrevibacter ruminantium contains these proteins:
- a CDS encoding 4Fe-4S binding protein, giving the protein MIVIDLDECGVCEKCISVCPKDLIEKRGYTMIIKDGCDDCGICMDMCPLGAIYEE
- a CDS encoding adhesin codes for the protein MKKPGFLNKITIIDILIIICIIGAAGFAIYHMADDDSLNASATSFDYSTNSKILETYLDYYKNGNVVTSTIVGTDARTREKVELNGKVLWLGESENQKINVLLDNNGKPLLAGFYKDVPNADLFIDSISLESNGDTYKNVKDISVAPKEIGNINDLISEMPNGSHCEISTSIAIDNLDGVKYQKLLNALYDNKKPCIVMNAETNVLEINRANKTDLKTASEILGDFDGQTSQIKIRTYN
- a CDS encoding oligosaccharide repeat unit polymerase family protein, yielding MSLIYSITSKITRTIEDMISKSFLFTLIFKILGFIENEWVNSYFKSLYPSENFLSIFKKSKILKEEIFSPLVVLVTFTLFLLLATEPVSRDLQFTILIAFISFFIGAIILTRFVLNNSESNKIPVFDTKDVYSIGFCLTLIGIIFLFISIASVGGLPILKSSLRYSLKPIFTMPVFLVVPGIGLIASHRLNQYKSGEISRSQVRFRFLILTLIGIITVLTLEYRTPIIAILLMMIIIAYYGEILSVWEVILGALIGVFTIMGIGYMRSLNELAISTNTSIFSTLEHRANFTMHVLNLLNQISGNFGILHGKMIASSMPGSDLGPRMLVGKLIAWRTEVTVTPTLLGQMIVDFGKIGVAVEMCLLGFILGTGYKIIKITKDSFYIAIYSLILTYSILGVETGILDIQILFYFLIISFIYLAAILKDKGIKIY
- the cbiQ gene encoding cobalt ECF transporter T component CbiQ, translated to MAIEQVRSLEFIASRDTIIHNLEGRVKLVAILLIILFTVFSDRLIVPIVLECFLLIVMYLAELSFKESFKRVLLLLPFGGFVIAFQPFIHPGNIIWQGPYSWLFITDTGLNWTVLLFARLIVCLTAIVILSSTSPMQEVVQSFRKLGMPRDLAMILTIMVRFLFIFVDELRDIRQSMTSRNFDPFNDNISYKWRVKQVGYSIAMMFLKAYEKGEAIYLSMASRCFSDNSNLYHAKTILGRSEYIYLAIIIGIIIVLQLLVVFYSNNLAYLGVSLSL
- a CDS encoding PDGLE domain-containing protein — translated: MELSQSDKYLIVVGIIFCIALGVLSPYIASGDPDGLEKSAEDAAVGEDVEAPVMESPFPDYTYEPLDKLGEIGVLIFGGLITLVLGLGIGYALKKSD
- the cbiM gene encoding cobalt transporter CbiM; protein product: MHIPDGFIPLGQCAIYYVILIIALYFAGKWARANLDEKRIPLLAVLAAGIFAIMSMNMPIPFGTSGHMVGGALVAIVFMAPEAAILVFTAVLLIQALFFGDGGITALGANVFNMAIVGGCVGLYSFKALRGLIGKYPSAFVAAWLATLVAAVVAAIEMAIAGTFPLTVGIASMALYHAFIGIIEGVLTVIVLYALEKFRPDLLAWNRE
- a CDS encoding YnfA family protein — translated: MINTLKSIIFFIIAGFFEIGGGYLIWLWLREGKGIEFAILGAIILILYGIVPTFQPASFGKTYAAYGGVFIALSLLWGWKIDNVVPDQFDIIGACIALIGVFVIMYWPRVLS
- the feoB gene encoding ferrous iron transport protein B; this translates as MANLKIGLAGNPNVGKTTLFNTLTGLNQHVGNWPGKTVAQAKGHYKHNGNEVEVIDLPGNYALSAHSMEEIVSRDFIVDEDADVIVNIIDAANIERNLYLTVQMMELGANLVVALNMNKYAQDKGYTIDAKKLSELLGVPVVEIEANSDTGKEELLKTVEQAAQNPVNTTERLVYNNELKEHIAELQAVIEEDKNLLDVPSSWIAIKLLENDEIVEEKIQGSSKRNNIQAETKKVKEHLQGIFGEDSEEVIANARYAFIDGLLKESLTKPDHLKVTISEKIDKIITNRILGFPIFIVIMYAMFEIVFTFGAPFQDLIDEFFGMLGDFVIASLGETMLSSFLVDGLIGGVGGVLVFLPQIILLFLIISFLEDCGYLARAVFVMDKLMHKFVGLHGKAFIPMLLGFGCGVPGIMATRTMENEKDRLITMLIVPFMSCSARMPVYLLLVGAFFAAHESLVILSLYLLGIIVAVIVAFILRKTTFKEMSAPFVMELPDYKLPTIRGILMHTLEKSWGFIKKAGTIILVASIVIWMLSYFPAGVEYGSQESAIGTIGTVIAPVFAPLGFGEWQPAVALAFGLVAKEVVVGTFSSLFGVAEEGAGIAAAMHGIFTPLTAYVFMVFVLLYIPCFAALGAIKQETGGWKYPLIMSAVTLVTAYVVAFIVYMVGLGLGLG
- a CDS encoding FeoA family protein codes for the protein MIKKLNELKSGETGVLASYGSGGDLELKRHLLGMGFVKGADVEVEKVAPLGDPIQVKVKGYSVCLRKEEAKNIEIEV
- a CDS encoding DUF6110 family protein — protein: MYRDLRDKAFEHKHALIFVGGIAAAVVGKKILESQTSKDYAAKGMAKVLTCKSELEESIQDIKDNAEDIHTDAKAAKKEAVCVDVTAEEE